A DNA window from Mobula hypostoma chromosome 3, sMobHyp1.1, whole genome shotgun sequence contains the following coding sequences:
- the LOC134344443 gene encoding sperm microtubule associated protein 1-like isoform X2 produces MQNRFQETQFRAFVDPLCRRLPAAPQVSPVSETRAMKLPGRLPRFAPSPPVEELRRREKAFLLDCVAVSSISREHSRSAPRAGSVIPPYNPQRDPHSAAYFRTRPLLPLLKKTGQVADGTSVHGVVVDRFQLSGAAACYLRERNKNGAGHSADQVKGHSLFLTEIKPVFGYNGLYGYRRNTPTLRRLPSSFGVTTPSPIH; encoded by the exons ATGCAGAATCGTTTCCAAGAAACCCAATTCCGCGCCTTTGTCGATCCCCTGTGTCGGAGATTGCCAGCTGCTCCCCAGGTCAGCCCTGTGTCGGAGACAAGGGCGATGAAACTGCCAGGGCGCCTTCCCCGCTTCGCCCCCTCTCCCCCGGTCGAAGAGCTGCGGCGGAGGGAGAAGGCTTTCCTGCTGGACTGCGTGGCCGTGAGCTCCATCTCCAGGGAACACAGCCGTTCAGCGCCGCGAGCGGGAAGCGTCATCCCTCCGTACAACCCGCAAAGGGATCCGCACTCGGCCGCCTATTTTAGGACCAGACCTCTCCTCCCACTGTTGAAAAAGACCGGCCAG GTGGCCGATGGGACCTCGGTCCACGGCGTGGTGGTCGATCGATTCCAGCTTTCCGGAGCTGCTGCCTGTTACCTGCGAGAAAGAAACAAAAACGGAGCAG GTCACTCGGCAGATCAAGTGAAAGGtcattctctctttctcactgAAATTAAACCAGTATTTGGATACAACGGTCTCTATGGCTACAGGAGAAACACACCGACGCTGCGAAGACTCCCGTCGTCTTTCGGTGTAACCACCCCATCGCCCATTCATTGA
- the LOC134344443 gene encoding sperm microtubule associated protein 1-like isoform X1, translating to MQNRFQETQFRAFVDPLCRRLPAAPQVSPVSETRAMKLPGRLPRFAPSPPVEELRRREKAFLLDCVAVSSISREHSRSAPRAGSVIPPYNPQRDPHSAAYFRTRPLLPLLKKTGQVADGTSVHGVVVDRFQLSGAAACYLRERNKNGAESTRSLSITGHSADQVKGHSLFLTEIKPVFGYNGLYGYRRNTPTLRRLPSSFGVTTPSPIH from the exons ATGCAGAATCGTTTCCAAGAAACCCAATTCCGCGCCTTTGTCGATCCCCTGTGTCGGAGATTGCCAGCTGCTCCCCAGGTCAGCCCTGTGTCGGAGACAAGGGCGATGAAACTGCCAGGGCGCCTTCCCCGCTTCGCCCCCTCTCCCCCGGTCGAAGAGCTGCGGCGGAGGGAGAAGGCTTTCCTGCTGGACTGCGTGGCCGTGAGCTCCATCTCCAGGGAACACAGCCGTTCAGCGCCGCGAGCGGGAAGCGTCATCCCTCCGTACAACCCGCAAAGGGATCCGCACTCGGCCGCCTATTTTAGGACCAGACCTCTCCTCCCACTGTTGAAAAAGACCGGCCAG GTGGCCGATGGGACCTCGGTCCACGGCGTGGTGGTCGATCGATTCCAGCTTTCCGGAGCTGCTGCCTGTTACCTGCGAGAAAGAAACAAAAACGGAGCAG AATCCACGAGGAGTCTCTCTATCACAGGTCACTCGGCAGATCAAGTGAAAGGtcattctctctttctcactgAAATTAAACCAGTATTTGGATACAACGGTCTCTATGGCTACAGGAGAAACACACCGACGCTGCGAAGACTCCCGTCGTCTTTCGGTGTAACCACCCCATCGCCCATTCATTGA